Genomic segment of uncultured Desulfobacter sp.:
CTTACCCTGCTCCATCTTCTCGATAATGCTCTGAGCTTCTCTCTCGGTAATGGGAGCGGGTTTATTTTTTCCGCCAAGAAAACCGGTAACCTTAGCAGTGGAACTCACAATGTGCCACGTCTCGTTATCCAGATGCATACGCACAAGTATATATCCCGGATAAAACTTCCTAGACGACTGTCTTTTCTTCCCATCCACCAACTCAACAACATTTTCAGACGGAATCAGAATGTCTCCGAATTTTTCCGGATGTTTCAATCCCTGGATTTTTTCCTCCAGGGCAAGCTTTACTTTTTGCTCATGACCGGAATAAACGTGAACGACATACCATTTTAAAGACATTTTATTTCCCTTGATCTCAAGTAAGGACAACCTGGACAAGCTTGGACAAACCGTAATCGAAAACACCTAGAAAAACAGCAACAATAAACACAAAAATAATAACCACGACCGTAGTTCCGGTTGTTTGCTTCCGGGTTGGCCAGACAACTTTCTTCAATTCAACCTTCACTTCCCGAAAGAAGTCTGTAACCTTTGCAATAAAATTGCTGCCACCAGGTTGCCCCACCGGTTTTTCGGATTTAGAAACAGATGACGAATGCACCGGCTTCCCCGCTACAGTCGATTTTACAGAGACACCAGTCTCACCATCAATATCAGCAACTCTTTTTCTTTTTTCGTTTTGAGGCTTTTTTTTCTGTAATCTCGACATATCCCACCGATGAATTACCTCCTGACTGATTTAAAAATCAACCAGGAGGCTATAATAAAGTGGCAGGTCAGGAGGGAGTCGAACCCCCAACATCCGGATTTGGAGTCCGGAGCTCTGCCAATTGGAGCTACTGACCTGCAGGGTAATCTATTTTATTTTTGTTTCTTTGTGGACGAGATGTTTATTACAGAATTTGCAATATTTTTTAAATTCAATCTTGTCCGGAGTTTTGCGTTTGTTTTTGGTCGTTGTATAATTTTTTCTCTTGCACTCAGTACAAGCAAGAGCGATAAGCACTCTGTCCACTTTCAACCCCTTGACGTTTATTTTTAATATTGCCTACATCGCATAGCTGTCTTAATACATGCCGGCAAACGGCCCTTTATTCGATGCAGGTATAAATTCTATAGCACAATTTGGAGCCCATGACCAGAATCGAACTGGTGAACCTCTTCCTTACCAAGGAAGCGCTCTACCAACTGAGCTACATGGGCTTGAAACGCTATACAACCTAAGCCAGCGTACAGGAGACTACGAATGGAGCGGGAGACGAGGTTCGAACTCGCGACATTCAGCTTGGAAGGCTGAAGCTCTACCAACTGAGCTACTCCCGCTTATGATAAGACTAAATTAAGTCAATCAACCAAACCGACCATGTAGTCCCAGCAATCTAATACGCAGATCTCCTACATTTGTTTTGGTGGTGGGGGGAGGATTTGAACCTCCGAAGGCTGAGCCGTCAGATTTACAGTCTGATCCCTTTGACCACTCGGGAACCCCACCTAAGCTATCTTGGAGCCGATACCCCGAATCGAACGGAGGACATTCTCATTACAAGTGAGATGCTCTACCAACTGAGCTATATCGGCTAACTTTAAGCCACACAACTGCTGTAGCAAAAAGACCGGGCAAAGATAACAGAACATTTTTGATATGGCAAGCCCTTTTTTCATAAAAGTTTATTTTTTTTTCAACGAAGGGCCGGCGGTATATTTAAACGTTAACTGACATGACCAAGTCATATCATATATCATAATATTAGAAACCAAAAAGGAAATCATTAACTTTTGCGCAGTTTAGGATTTCTTAAACTGCCGATTCAACAGTCTAAGCTCAATAAAAACAATAGTTCCACGCAATTTTTTCATTGACATTCCACGCGATCTTCATTACACAAAAAGATATTCCGATAACAGCTATACGCTGAGTTGGTCTATCAATACCTACGGTTCTATTCACAATAAAATATATAGTAATCTAGCAACTTAAATTTTTAATACTCATGTTTAAGCAGCTAGCGGTAAGGAGACCAAGTGAATATTCACAAACTGGCCGCATTCATTTTTGCCTTATTTCTGATTACCGGTTGCCAGCAGTCCAATCTGTCAACCAACAAACCTGTAACAGACCAGACATTCAAATCTTCTGAAACCCTGCGTCAATGCACCTCTCAATCCGAATTAAAAGACAAGGACCAAACTCCGGACTCTGATCAGGGGAAAATAGACCAGGCACTAGAACTGTGCAGCATGGCTCAAAATTACTGGGAAGAAGGCAATCTTGAAGAAGCTTTATCAAGCCTTGACGCTGCCTATGCCCGAATGCTCGAAATTGATACGACAGACAGCTCTGAAGTGAATCAACAAAAAGAGGACATTCGCTACCTCATTTCCAAACGTGTGCTTGAAATATATGCGTCCCGTCAGATTGTAGTCACCGGTCATCATGAGGCCATACCTATCACTTTAAACGATCATGTGAATGCCGAAATTAAACGCTTGACAGGCCCTGAACGTAATTTTTTTATCCGATCACTGAACCGCTCCAGCCGCTATCGTCCATTTATCGTACAAGAACTTAAAAAAGCCGGACTCCCCGAAGAAATTTCTTGGCTTCCTTTAATTGAAAGCGGATTTAAGACCAGGGCGTTATCTCCGGCAAGAGCACTTGGTTTGTGGCAGTTCATACCGTCAACCGGAAATAAATTCGGATTAAACCGCAATCATTACATAGATGAACGCATGGACCCTGAAAAAGCGACTATGGCCGCCATTGATTACCTTAAGGAACTGCACAATCTGTTTGGGGACTGGACCACAGCCATTGCAGCTTACAATTGCGGGGAATACCGTGTTCTAAAAACCATCCGACGGCAAAAGCTCAACTACCTGGATAATTTTTGGGATCTATACCAGAATCTTCCCCGGGAAACGGCAAGGTATGTACCAAGATTTTTAGCCACGGTCCATATTGTCAGAAATCTGGAAAAATACAATATCACAATTGACAACCCCCTCAAGCCGATTGAATATAAACCTTTTGACGTAAAAAAGCAGGTCCGCTTAAGTGAAATTGCAAAAGCAATCAATATTGATAAAATCGAGCTTGTTTCCTTAAATCCGGAACTGCGCCATGAAGTCCTGCCGCCTGAGCCGTATACAATCAAAATACCGGTGGATCAAGCAGACCAGTTTTTGGCCAAGATAGATGCGATCAAAACAACGTACCGCGAGCCACCCCAATATACCTACTACCGTGTACGAAAGGGAGATACGTTATCGGGAATTGCCAGCAAATTTAAAACTTCGGTAAATGCCATCGCAAGATACAACAAAATTTCTAAAAAAAGCTGCATTGGTATTGGCAAGGTATTGAAAATTCCCGGATCAAATTATAAGGCCAAGGCAGAAACGGTTTCAAAATCCGACAAAACATCAACAAATATCACGTATACCGTACGCAGAGGAGACAACCTGTGGTTGATTGCCCAAAAATTTGCAACAACCACCAAGCGGATTAAAGTGCTGAATAAATTATCCGACACCCGGTTAAGTATCGGCCAATGCCTGACCATTATCACCAACGACCAAGAAGACGACAAGACATTCTCAAAATATAAAGTCAAATCCGGGGACAGTCCTGTGGGCATTGCAAAAAAACACAATATGAGCCTTGACCGACTGCTGTCGTTAAATCATTTAAACAAGAGAAGCAAAATTTACCCCGGCCAGAACCTGCTTGTGGAGTAGAAATTTTATTTTTAACTCGCCTTAACGCGTTCTAATCTTGAACAGGAAGCCTAATAATAAAATTGGCGCCTTTTCCTGGTTCGGACAATACAGCAAGTGTTCCTTTGTGGTTTTCGGTAATTATAAAATATGATACCGAAAGCCCAAGCCCGGTCCCCACACCAACCGGTTTTGTTGTGAAAAATGGGTCAAAGACCTTGGACTTTGTTGCGTCATCCATACCGGGCCCGTTGTCTTCTATCTCCATGCAAACCATTCCAGATGCCTCTTGTTTATAAATTCTAATGATAAACCTGGGAGCTTGTGTTTTTGCCGCTTGCATGGCCTGTGCGCCATTGCGGAGAATATTCAACAGCACCTGCTGAATTTTTGCGCCTTCACAG
This window contains:
- the nusG gene encoding transcription termination/antitermination protein NusG, whose translation is MSLKWYVVHVYSGHEQKVKLALEEKIQGLKHPEKFGDILIPSENVVELVDGKKRQSSRKFYPGYILVRMHLDNETWHIVSSTAKVTGFLGGKNKPAPITEREAQSIIEKMEQGKEKPQPKYYFEPGDDVRVVDGPFSNFNGTIEDVSPDKEKVKVLVSIFGRATPVELNFIQVTKI
- the secE gene encoding preprotein translocase subunit SecE; the protein is MSRLQKKKPQNEKRKRVADIDGETGVSVKSTVAGKPVHSSSVSKSEKPVGQPGGSNFIAKVTDFFREVKVELKKVVWPTRKQTTGTTVVVIIFVFIVAVFLGVFDYGLSKLVQVVLT
- the rpmG gene encoding 50S ribosomal protein L33, with the protein product MDRVLIALACTECKRKNYTTTKNKRKTPDKIEFKKYCKFCNKHLVHKETKIK
- a CDS encoding LysM peptidoglycan-binding domain-containing protein, with translation MNIHKLAAFIFALFLITGCQQSNLSTNKPVTDQTFKSSETLRQCTSQSELKDKDQTPDSDQGKIDQALELCSMAQNYWEEGNLEEALSSLDAAYARMLEIDTTDSSEVNQQKEDIRYLISKRVLEIYASRQIVVTGHHEAIPITLNDHVNAEIKRLTGPERNFFIRSLNRSSRYRPFIVQELKKAGLPEEISWLPLIESGFKTRALSPARALGLWQFIPSTGNKFGLNRNHYIDERMDPEKATMAAIDYLKELHNLFGDWTTAIAAYNCGEYRVLKTIRRQKLNYLDNFWDLYQNLPRETARYVPRFLATVHIVRNLEKYNITIDNPLKPIEYKPFDVKKQVRLSEIAKAINIDKIELVSLNPELRHEVLPPEPYTIKIPVDQADQFLAKIDAIKTTYREPPQYTYYRVRKGDTLSGIASKFKTSVNAIARYNKISKKSCIGIGKVLKIPGSNYKAKAETVSKSDKTSTNITYTVRRGDNLWLIAQKFATTTKRIKVLNKLSDTRLSIGQCLTIITNDQEDDKTFSKYKVKSGDSPVGIAKKHNMSLDRLLSLNHLNKRSKIYPGQNLLVE